A window of the Hypanus sabinus isolate sHypSab1 chromosome 25, sHypSab1.hap1, whole genome shotgun sequence genome harbors these coding sequences:
- the LOC132380897 gene encoding polymeric immunoglobulin receptor-like — MENLVFQDTGVYRCGISTSGKTLVIDVQLQVYDEPVSVPLLRFSPLTRGSSCGNYVSAFCEPVHGSLPILYSWYEKTPSGDSKISDTNKLDLHCQSLKHNNYLYYCNASNANGTKSSEMIRMSTSNNVRNCRYVIEVNRMAGRIHFCENTVTESMTTAQREKTTSPEIRISPSVSSDLWAEDKVRGVVGRAIRIDCHYAPMYRSFTKYFCRIRSHQCTSLVNTNGQTEQTGRMTIRDKTSQGIFTVTMENLVFQDAGVYRCGIATSGKTLVFDVQLQVSDEPVSVPLLRFSPLTRGSSCGNYVSVFCEPVHGSLPIQYSWYEKTPSGDSKISDTFKLDLHCQSLKDNNYLYYCNVSNANGTKSSEMIRMSTSNNVRNCRYVIEVNRMGKINFCENTVTESMTTAPREKTTSPEIRISSSVSGDLWAEDKVRGVVGRAIRIDCHYAPIYRSHTKYFCRMQSHQCTSLVNTNGQTEQTGRMTIRDKTSQGIFTVTMENLVFQDTGVYRCGIATSGKTLVFDVQLQVYDEPVSVPLLRFSPLTRGSSCGNYVSAFCEPVHGSLPIQYSWYEKTPSGDSKISDTNKLDLHCQSLKHNNYLYYCNVSNGNGTKSSEMIRMSTSNNVRNCRYVIEVNRMGKIHLCENTVTESMTTAQRAKTTSPAM; from the exons ATGGAGAATCTTGTCTTTCAAGATACAGGAGTTTACAGATGTGGAATTTCAACATCTGGCAAGACTCTGGTGATTGATGTGCAGCTACAAGTATATGACG AACCCGTGTCTGTTCCATTACTTCGATTTTCACCACTAACAAGAGGCTCAAGTTGTGGGAACTATGTGTCAGCGTTCTGTGAGCCTGTGCATGGATCCCTTCCCATTCTGTACTCATGGTACGAAAAGACCCCATCTGGGGATTCAAAGATCTCTGATACCAATAAACTGGATCTACATTGTCAATCCTTAAAACACAATAACTATCTGTATTATTGCAATGCCTCAAATGCGAATGGAACAAAGTCCAGTGAAATGATCAGAATGTCCACTTCCAACAATGTCAGGAACTGCAGATATGTGATTGAAGTCAACAGAATGG caGGGAGAATTCATTTCTGTGAAAACACTGTGACAGAATCGATGACAACTGCACAAAGAGAAAAAACTACTTCACCTGAAAT AAGAATTTCTCCATCAGTTTCGAGTGATTTATGGGCAGAAGATAAAGTAAGAGGAGTTGTGGGAAGAGCGATCAGAATCGATTGTCACTATGCACCAATGTACCGTTCATTCACAAAGTATTTCTGCCGCATAAGGAGTCACCAGTGCACATCGTTAGTGAATACAAATGGGCAAACTGAGCAGACTGGAAGAATGACAATCAGAGATAAGACATCCCAAGGAATATTTACTGTTACAATGGAGAATCTTGTCTTTCAAGATGCAGGAGTTTACAGATGTGGAATTGCAACATCTGGCAAGACTCTGGTGTTTGATGTGCAGCTACAAGTATCTGACG AACCCGTGTCTGTTCCATTACTTCGATTTTCACCACTAACAAGAGGCTCAAGTTGTGGGAACTATGTGTCAGTGTTCTGTGAGCCTGTGCATggatcccttcccattcagtacTCATGGTACGAAAAGACCCCATCTGGGGATTCAAAGATCTCTGATACCTTTAAACTGGATCTACATTGTCAATCCTTAAAAGACAATAACTATCTGTATTATTGCAATGTCTCAAATGCGAATGGAACAAAGTCCAGTGAAATGATCAGAATGTCCACGTCCAACAATGTCAGGAACTGCAGATATGTGATTGAAGTCAACAGAATGG GGAAAATTAATTTCTGTGAAAACACTGTGACAGAATCGATGACAACTGCACCAAGGGAAAAAACTACTTCACCTGAAAT AAGAATTTCTTCCTCAGTTTCGGGTGACTTATGGGCAGAAGATAAAGTAAGAGGAGTTGTGGGAAGAGCGATCAGAATCGATTGTCACTATGCACCAATATACCGTTCACACACAAAGTATTTCTGCCGCATGCAGAGTCACCAGTGCACATCCTTAGTGAATACAAATGGGCAAACTGAGCAGACTGGAAGAATGACAATCAGAGATAAGACATCCCAAGGAATATTTACTGTTACAATGGAGAATCTTGTCTTTCAAGATACAGGAGTTTACAGATGTGGAATTGCAACATCTGGCAAGACTCTGGTGTTTGATGTGCAGCTACAAGTATATGACG AACCTGTGTCTGTTCCATTACTTCGATTTTCACCACTAACAAGAGGCTCAAGTTGTGGGAACTATGTGTCAGCGTTCTGTGAGCCTGTGCATggatcccttcccattcagtacTCATGGTACGAAAAGACCCCATCTGGGGATTCAAAGATCTCTGATACCAATAAACTGGATCTACATTGTCAATCCTTAAAACACAATAACTATCTGTATTATTGCAATGTCTCAAATGGGAATGGAACAAAGTCCAGTGAAATGATCAGAATGTCCACCTCCAACAATGTCAGGAACTGCAGATATGTGATTGAAGTCAACAGAATGG GGAAAATTCATTTATGTGAAAACACAGTGACAGAATCGATGACAACTGCACAAAGAGCAAAAACAACTTCACCTGCAATGTAA